The proteins below are encoded in one region of Pirellulales bacterium:
- a CDS encoding Gfo/Idh/MocA family oxidoreductase, translated as MIRIGIVGCGRILAAHLRGYRLLREAGFDDFRITALCARRPEDAQMYVRRGHGPAQRPAVSHIAGDPLSIGDEYLSDFQDGVEVEIYTDYRQMIAEAPIDAVNDFTTHALHHQVAATAFGANKHLLSQKPLAVSVAAARAMCEEADRRGLSFGIVENFRFLPETRQLDWFFNQSGRYGSLQMILLGYLATWWAPDLIVAETPWRHLLAEGGGITLDLGVHFFDQFRLVAGEIASVSARTAILEPRRVRRDVQGAVVEQIDCDADDTVFAQFETVRGTQGSLVASWGGHGAPTVLGAGSVFYGSQGRITGGEVTFDGGRTASLAALYESEASAEQRERDFPRGITDPFALNQLDWLAAIANRRPPRASGREGLADLAATFALLESDKLGSRVAVADVLEGRIAEYQRPINARFGLET; from the coding sequence ATGATTCGCATCGGCATCGTTGGCTGTGGCCGGATCCTGGCCGCGCATCTGCGCGGTTATCGCCTGTTGCGCGAGGCGGGCTTCGACGACTTTCGTATCACCGCACTCTGCGCCCGGCGCCCCGAAGATGCCCAGATGTACGTGCGCCGTGGGCATGGTCCGGCGCAGCGCCCCGCGGTGAGCCACATCGCGGGCGATCCGTTGTCGATCGGCGACGAGTATCTCTCCGATTTCCAGGACGGCGTCGAGGTGGAGATCTACACCGACTACCGGCAGATGATCGCCGAGGCGCCGATCGACGCCGTGAACGACTTCACGACCCATGCCTTGCACCACCAGGTGGCGGCGACCGCCTTCGGCGCAAACAAGCACCTGCTGTCGCAAAAGCCGTTGGCAGTGAGCGTCGCGGCTGCCCGGGCCATGTGCGAGGAGGCCGATCGCCGCGGTTTGTCTTTTGGCATTGTCGAGAACTTTCGCTTCCTGCCCGAGACGCGGCAACTCGACTGGTTCTTCAATCAGAGCGGCCGGTACGGTTCGCTGCAGATGATCTTGCTGGGGTACCTGGCGACGTGGTGGGCGCCGGACTTGATCGTCGCCGAGACGCCGTGGCGGCACCTGCTGGCCGAAGGGGGGGGCATCACGCTCGACCTGGGGGTCCATTTCTTCGATCAGTTCCGGCTCGTGGCGGGGGAGATCGCCTCGGTCTCGGCGCGGACGGCGATCCTCGAACCGCGCCGCGTGCGACGCGACGTGCAGGGGGCGGTCGTCGAGCAGATCGACTGCGATGCCGACGATACGGTGTTTGCGCAGTTCGAAACCGTTCGAGGGACGCAGGGGAGCCTGGTGGCGAGTTGGGGCGGACACGGCGCCCCCACCGTCTTGGGAGCCGGAAGTGTTTTCTACGGCAGCCAAGGCCGCATCACCGGCGGCGAGGTCACGTTCGACGGCGGGCGTACGGCCTCGCTCGCCGCGCTGTACGAGTCCGAGGCTTCCGCCGAGCAGCGCGAGCGCGATTTTCCGCGGGGAATCACCGATCCCTTCGCCCTGAACCAGCTCGATTGGCTTGCTGCAATCGCCAATCGACGTCCGCCACGCGCCAGTGGCCGCGAAGGCCTGGCCGATCTGGCGGCGACGTTTGCCCTGCTCGAGTCGGACAAATTGGGAAGCCGCGTCGCGGTGGCCGACGTGCTCGAAGGTCGCATCGCCGAGTATCAGCGACCGATCAACGCGCGATTCGGACTCGAAACTTGA